The DNA segment gctttgagccaaaacggtgcaagaagaaatgatgtgttcaattgttttccCTTCAGTTCCGGAAATCCTATATATTTATCAATGAACGATTGCAAACCgtatatgtgtttttttataattccttgtatttataacacgatcttgtattgcaaatataaaaccctccatctcagggtgaatatttgatttattattattattgttacattatttttaaaaatgtttgtactACGGCAGTGATGAAATAGTTGTCTGTTCagtttcacctaaaaaataattgttttttttaattcgtaaATAAATCACATCTGTGAATACCTTCACAGTCATcttgattgaaaaaaaaatcgttcaaTGTCTTGTCCACTCCAACGCAGACTCTAATCACTGATTGCTTAAAATCCAGAAGTacaattttctgtttttttagAGCAACTTCTTTAGACAGTGCCGCTATACTCTTGAagataataagtaataaataaacaaaaaagatgaGAGCGTTTACCTTAGCAACTGTTATATCGATACTGCGAACATATTTTCCGTTTATTATCACAGTAATATTATCACCTTCAAGATCCAGAGCCGTGTCTCTCAAATATTCTGCTGCGGGGAAGTACAGTGTGTCTTTGGGAGTAATAACAACAGCGTTTCCTTGACCGTTCGAGAGTTTCTCATTATCAATATCGAACTTTGGGCGTGCACTTGCGTACAGCACAAAAATGATATTAACAGCAACACCGATTAAGAGTCCATAGTCGGCACCAAGAAGAATGGTAGAGATGAACGTCGTCAAGAATGGAATCAAATCGAGTTCTACAACAACAACTACATTCCTGTTGATTTTGTGGAGCTTTTGACTTACTTTTCGTCCTCCAAAATAGACCAAATGctttaaaatcaaacaaatacAACATGGCAACGATCAATATAGAAGCCAGTGTGGCTATAGGAACGTAGTAGAACACGGGAGTAAGAAAAGCGATGGTTAAGATTAGAAGTGCTGATGTGAAAACTCCCGCTAGTGTTGTTTTGACACCTGAAGCGTTATTTATGGCGCTCCTGGAGAAAGATCCATTGACAGGCATCGAGCCCACGAAGGAACCCACAATATTGCAGAGTCCCAAAGTAGCGAGTTCTTGAGTCGCGTCGATTCTTTGTCCTTTCGCTAAAATCGAATCGATGAGATCATAGTTAAAGCTGCGGaaagattttttacaaaaggcTTTAGTTACAGACACCGTTTCCAATATTGCTAAGGCTGGAATCGCGAAAAGAGAAACTCCAAAACTTCCGGCTATGTCAGCAAAATCGTACTCGGTAGC comes from the Tenebrio molitor chromosome 9, icTenMoli1.1, whole genome shotgun sequence genome and includes:
- the LOC138138236 gene encoding sodium-independent sulfate anion transporter-like isoform X6 translates to MKISVCEKKKFWSKMKVEKFVKKRLPIICWLPHYTFSTLLHDLLAGLTVGVSEIPQAIAYALLAGLPPEYGLYSGLVDGFIYAIFGTCKDLNIGPGSLLSLMLQPHVTKLGPDAAVLMTFLSGIIIFTLGVIRLGFVVEFLSYPIIAGFICGGTIQVGSSQIKSLMGISGKNSNFLECWISIVTNISETRLWDTVLGVVSILFLIVLKKIEVFGTLERRPDWSKTRNFLGQLLCFLSLARSAVTVVIGTILSYYLSANSPFQLTGTVIAGFPTVKPPPFSTKTNATEYDFADIAGSFGVSLFAIPALAILETVSVTKAFSKGQRIDATQELATLGLCNIVGSFVGSMPVNGSFSRSAINNASGVKTTLAGVFTSALLILTIAFLTPVFYYVPIATLASILIVAMLYLFDFKAFGLFWRTKKLDLIPFLTTFISTILLGADYGLLIGVAVNIIFVLYASARPKFDIDNEKLSNGQGNAVVITPKDTLYFPAAEYLRDTALDLEGDNITVIINGKYVRSIDITVAKSIAALSKEVALKKQKIVLLDFKQSVIRVCVGVDKTLNDFFFNQDDCEGETEQTTISSLP
- the LOC138138236 gene encoding sodium-independent sulfate anion transporter-like isoform X3, which encodes MKVEKFVKKRLPIICWLPHYTFSTLLHDLLAGLTVGVSEIPQAIAYALLAGLLNLPNGTTCEISLFLAGLPPEYGLYSGLVDGFIYAIFGTCKDLNIGPGSLLSLMLQPHVTKLGPDAAVLMTFLSGIIIFTLGVIRLGFVVEFLSYPIIAGFICGGTIQVGSSQIKSLMGISGKNSNFLECWISIVTNISETRLWDTVLGVVSILFLIVLKKIEVFGTLERRPDWSKTRNFLGQLLCFLSLARSAVTVVIGTILSYYLSANSPFQLTGTVIAGFPTVKPPPFSTKTNATEYDFADIAGSFGVSLFAIPALAILETVSVTKAFSKGQRIDATQELATLGLCNIVGSFVGSMPVNGSFSRSAINNASGVKTTLAGVFTSALLILTIAFLTPVFYYVPIATLASILIVAMLYLFDFKAFGLFWRTKKLDLIPFLTTFISTILLGADYGLLIGVAVNIIFVLYASARPKFDIDNEKLSNGQGNAVVITPKDTLYFPAAEYLRDTALDLEGDNITVIINGKYVRSIDITVAKVNALIFFVYLLLIIFKSIAALSKEVALKKQKIVLLDFKQSVIRVCVGVDKTLNDFFFNQDDCEGETEQTTISSLP
- the LOC138138236 gene encoding sodium-independent sulfate anion transporter-like isoform X2, whose amino-acid sequence is MKICEKKKFWSKMKVEKFVKKRLPIICWLPHYTFSTLLHDLLAGLTVGVSEIPQAIAYALLAGLLNLPNGTTCEISLFLAGLPPEYGLYSGLVDGFIYAIFGTCKDLNIGPGSLLSLMLQPHVTKLGPDAAVLMTFLSGIIIFTLGVIRLGFVVEFLSYPIIAGFICGGTIQVGSSQIKSLMGISGKNSNFLECWISIVTNISETRLWDTVLGVVSILFLIVLKKIEVFGTLERRPDWSKTRNFLGQLLCFLSLARSAVTVVIGTILSYYLSANSPFQLTGTVIAGFPTVKPPPFSTKTNATEYDFADIAGSFGVSLFAIPALAILETVSVTKAFSKGQRIDATQELATLGLCNIVGSFVGSMPVNGSFSRSAINNASGVKTTLAGVFTSALLILTIAFLTPVFYYVPIATLASILIVAMLYLFDFKAFGLFWRTKKLDLIPFLTTFISTILLGADYGLLIGVAVNIIFVLYASARPKFDIDNEKLSNGQGNAVVITPKDTLYFPAAEYLRDTALDLEGDNITVIINGKYVRSIDITVAKVNALIFFVYLLLIIFKSIAALSKEVALKKQKIVLLDFKQSVIRVCVGVDKTLNDFFFNQDDCEGETEQTTISSLP
- the LOC138138236 gene encoding sodium-independent sulfate anion transporter-like isoform X1, which produces MKISVCEKKKFWSKMKVEKFVKKRLPIICWLPHYTFSTLLHDLLAGLTVGVSEIPQAIAYALLAGLLNLPNGTTCEISLFLAGLPPEYGLYSGLVDGFIYAIFGTCKDLNIGPGSLLSLMLQPHVTKLGPDAAVLMTFLSGIIIFTLGVIRLGFVVEFLSYPIIAGFICGGTIQVGSSQIKSLMGISGKNSNFLECWISIVTNISETRLWDTVLGVVSILFLIVLKKIEVFGTLERRPDWSKTRNFLGQLLCFLSLARSAVTVVIGTILSYYLSANSPFQLTGTVIAGFPTVKPPPFSTKTNATEYDFADIAGSFGVSLFAIPALAILETVSVTKAFSKGQRIDATQELATLGLCNIVGSFVGSMPVNGSFSRSAINNASGVKTTLAGVFTSALLILTIAFLTPVFYYVPIATLASILIVAMLYLFDFKAFGLFWRTKKLDLIPFLTTFISTILLGADYGLLIGVAVNIIFVLYASARPKFDIDNEKLSNGQGNAVVITPKDTLYFPAAEYLRDTALDLEGDNITVIINGKYVRSIDITVAKVNALIFFVYLLLIIFKSIAALSKEVALKKQKIVLLDFKQSVIRVCVGVDKTLNDFFFNQDDCEGETEQTTISSLP
- the LOC138138236 gene encoding sodium-independent sulfate anion transporter-like isoform X5, translated to MKISVCEKKKFWSKMKVEKFVKKRLPIICWLPHYTFSTLLHDLLAGLTVGVSEIPQAIAYALLAGLPPEYGLYSGLVDGFIYAIFGTCKDLNIGPGSLLSLMLQPHVTKLGPDAAVLMTFLSGIIIFTLGVIRLGFVVEFLSYPIIAGFICGGTIQVGSSQIKSLMGISGKNSNFLECWISIVTNISETRLWDTVLGVVSILFLIVLKKIEVFGTLERRPDWSKTRNFLGQLLCFLSLARSAVTVVIGTILSYYLSANSPFQLTGTVIAGFPTVKPPPFSTKTNATEYDFADIAGSFGVSLFAIPALAILETVSVTKAFSKGQRIDATQELATLGLCNIVGSFVGSMPVNGSFSRSAINNASGVKTTLAGVFTSALLILTIAFLTPVFYYVPIATLASILIVAMLYLFDFKAFGLFWRTKKLDLIPFLTTFISTILLGADYGLLIGVAVNIIFVLYASARPKFDIDNEKLSNGQGNAVVITPKDTLYFPAAEYLRDTALDLEGDNITVIINGKYVRSIDITVAKVNALIFFVYLLLIIFKSIAALSKEVALKKQKIVLLDFKQSVIRVCVGVDKTLNDFFFNQDDCEGETEQTTISSLP